In Diceros bicornis minor isolate mBicDic1 chromosome 13, mDicBic1.mat.cur, whole genome shotgun sequence, the sequence AGAGCTCAGCCCCTCTTGGCCTCAGTTGTTGGGCTGGCCAGGGCAGCACAAGCCTGAGTTGGCCCTTCTCCATCACAGGTGgcatgggtgggggtgggagtgggtgcTGAATCAGAGTATATGGCTCCTTGTGTCCAGCTTCCTCTTCCTGGCTGGCCCGAGGCTTGGGAACAGTGGCTGCCTTTCTGGGGCGGCCAGGGCACCTGGCCAGAGTATGCTCTGTCGGGCACTGTCAGCCCTTCAGCAAGCCCTGGTCCTCCTCTTAACCTAGAGAAGGCCCCAGGTTATTGGTGTTGTTCTTGGCGGACCACCGGGCCCCTCAGCAAACAGGGAGGCGAGTGTGCACCCAGCCTGGGCCTGTTTGTGTTGGCCTCGCCAGGCGGGGGATTAGCTCAGCTGGGCTGCTAATTGCCTCCGAAGTGCCGGCCGGGGATGCTGACAAGGGCTGGGCCTCTAggcccctcctccccagcagGCACTATGCCAGGCTTGGGGGCCTGCCCCACAAGGGCCCCTTCTCTCCCCTGTCAGCGCCTGCTTGGCCTAGACCTTTGAGATGCGGGCAGGGGGTCACCAGGGCTGGCGGCTCAGGAAGGAGTTGGGGGAGATGCCTATGAAGTCATCGcctgggccaggccaggccatTCCACActtcatccccctcccccacatccctTAGACATACCgcactcccccccccccaccccccgcccagcCCGCCTGCCCCTTTTGAGTCAGATGTCTTCTCCTGAAGCTCAGCACTTTCTCCTCTTCCTAGGAAGCTGCTGGGCTCCTCTGCCCAGATGCCCTCAGTTCCTTagtgccttccttcctttcttcttatgtgtctctctctttctgtgtctgtcctCCCACCCTCTGCCTTTTCCTCACTCTGTTGCTCAGCCTGTCTTAGCCCCTCTCAGTTGCCCAGAACCCTGTACTTTCTTCTGCCCTCTGTTTTCCTGTGTTCTCTGGCTCTTCCTTGGCCTAAGATTCATCTTAAATCCTGCCTCTGGTCTCCCCAGACTTCCCTTGGACCACTGGCTGTCAAGAAGGGGCTGAGAAGGAGGTCCAGTTTATCACATGGCTTCACAACCTTCCCAGAGATCTTCAGGCCTGAGCTCTGAGGGCAGCTGTCAGGGATGGATCTGGACACAGCCTCTCTGCGAGCTGACCCGGCCTGGGAGTCCTGAAAGCCTTCTGTTGTCACAAGCGAAGCCCCCTGGGCCCCACCACATAGGCTTCCTACAGCTCTGACATTCCCCCGTCCACTTCTGACTGTGCCCTCCTTGGCCCCCCtccttgccccagccctgctTCTTGCCCACACTGGGACCTTGGCTCAGCCTCTCCTACTAGTGCCTAAGGGCAGCTTTGCCACTGCCTTGCTTGCTGCCGCCTGGGTATATTGGCCCTGGGATTCTCTGTCTCCTGCCTGGGGATCTCTGCCTTGAGACATCTGCCTGCTTCTGATCTCTGGGATGGGGCCAAAGTGGGACCACAGTCTTGGGACACCTGCCTTCAGCCCCTAAGCGATCCCACACTGTCTTTGCTTTCTTCCTTGTTTCAtcctccctcctggctccctcagtCTTAGAGCTACTTTAACTGCCTCCTATGTTCCTGaaaagggaataataatattTCTAGTAATAGCTGTCATTTGTTGagctttacatattttatttagcatCCCCAAGAAGTAAGTTCTATTATTATTTAGCCCCATTTGAAGTTGGGGCAGGGGGAGCATCCCTGTATTATGAATGAAGAGAATGAatcccagagaggggcagtgagttgTCCAAGGTGCCATATAGTGAAGAAGTGGCAGTCCTGGGATTCCagctcaggtctgtctgattGCAAAGCCTGGGTCCTTTCCATAGTTCTAGAAAATCGTTGGGCATGGACACCTTCACCTCTTCACTCTGCCATCTTGGACCCTCCATATTGCCCCTCTATAtccccttctctctgcctttgaCCCTGATTTGAGGATGAGATATCCTTTTCTATCCACCTGTACTCTAgacccctccccttcctctgtcTATTATCCCCTccccaattcttcacaaattcctGTGTACCCCTGCTGTCCTGAAAGCACTTTGCTTTAGCCCTTTTATACCCCGCTACACTCTTGGAAAGCCAAGCACATAGCAGCCTAACTGTTCCCAGGCTGGTGTGGATTTGCTTCAGTGGGGCGGGGGGACAGGCCATGGCCCCCTTGGTACGGATGAGGACTGAATCCATTAGACCGAGCTTCCTGAGAAGCTACCTTGGGTCTCCCCATCAGCTGTGACTCGAGTTATATGGAGTTTTCCATCCAGACTCCTCATCCTGACTGGGCTCCAATCCTGGAGTTTACTTCTAGCCACAGGCCTTGGATCCGTGTGTCTTTGGGCAGGAACTAAGTTCTTTTCCATTTGTCTTCTACCGTCTCAATTGGGACCCTTCACCAGTCCCTCCTCTGTCATGGTATtcatccctccttttttttttgtttgtgagatcagccctgagctaacatccctgctaatcctccctccttttgctgaggaagaccggccctgagctaacatctattgccaatcctcctccttttttttttcacccaaagccccagtagatagttgtatgtcatagttgcacatccttctagttgctgcatgtgggacgcggcctcagcatggccggagaagcggtgtatcggtgtgcgcccgggatccgaacacgggccgccagcagcagagcgcgcgcacttaaccgctaagccacggggccggcccatccctCCTTTCCACATCAGCGCTCACGAAGGGTTCTGAGGCCTTGGCTCAGGCCAAGGGTTAAATAGCTGACCATGGCTCAGTGGAATGCAGATAATAGCTTCTATGTGTTAAAGGTGAATTCCAGATAGCATATAGGGGGGCCCTTGCCTCGTGGCCATCAAACCAGTTATTCAGAAGGAAAGAGGGCAAAGAGGGTCCCCGTATCTAGAATTTGCTACTATAATATACTACTGCTTTCCCCGTGTCCTTCCCCaagtctgtcttctctctcttctgtaaATAAAGTCACTGCCACAAttgcaagataaagaaataatcattttatCGTGCATCAGACTATTTTGTGGGGATGTCACAATGGCAAGGAGCCTAGTATAAAAATtggaggatggggtgggggcagcagaggggTAGCAGCATCCAGAGCTGGGGCTGATTCAACCCTAGGCCTCAGAGGACATCACCTTTCCTTTGTGGCAAGACTAGTGGAGAAGGTTTTGGGCAGGACTTGGACCCTCTGGCCAGCTTCCAGAGTGTGTGGGCTATGTCAGGCCTGTGCTGGTTCTTCCTCTCTATTTGGGACAGTTTGGAGGGGGCATGTCCAAGGAAGCTCCGTTTTCCTGGGCTGTGGATCCCTTTCGCCTTTGGGGTCCTGATGGTGGTAGGACTGGGCAGAGATTCCTAGAATCTAGTCTGCTTTACTGAGGTTACACCCTTCAGAGCCCCAGGAGGATCAGCTTTGAGGAGCCCCTGGCAGGCGAAACGGTGAAGCCTATGAACAGGCACAGACCCTCTCACTTCTTCCTGGGGCAGTGCCCATCATACGAGCATCCAGCCTAGACCTCCTATTCCTCTGGCTCTGGGGACAGAACTTGGGGTGGAGGAGAGTGGCTCAGCCCTGTCTCGGGAGGGGGAGGGGTCTAACCTCTACCAGTGAGGGATAGTATTTTCCCTGGCACTGAGCAGACTGCTGAACAGAGCCCGCCAGAGGAGCAGTGAGCCCAGCTGGGCAGCTGTGGGGACACTTTGTCGGCTCAGCTTTCATCCACATCAGAGCCTGCCTGCCCCAAGATTATCCCCACATTCAAATGTGGCTCCAGCATCTCACTTGGTTTTGGCCTTCTTCTTGGATGGACATTGAGCAGAGAGTTTGGCTGGGGGCCAAGGGTGTTGACCCTTTCTTCCTGAGGGAGCCAACACCAGGAGGCACAAACCACAAGGCCTGGAGGAGAGCTTCTATAGTCCAGAGCCCATATTCTGAATCTGGGACTTGAATTCAGACACTGAACCTTGGAGCCCAAATCTTGGGGTCTGAGAACCTCCAGTGGGGATCCCAGAGCTCAAGACCTCAAACCAGGAGCCTAGAGCCCTGGTGTGGGGGCAGCTTGGAGACTGGGCTGACAGCGAGTTCCTCTGGTGGTGCGGAACCCAGCTAAGAAGCACTTGGGTCAGGCCAGGTCTTGCTGTGTGAGTGTCCTGCTCATAGAAGTTTGGGCTGGGCTCCTAATGGTTTGACTGGTGCACAGGGCCAGGCCCGGGCTgctggtgctgcctctgggggccTCTTCTTCAGTACCCGTGGTACCTGGGGGCAGGGGTGCCTCAGCTGTTGAGACCTTACTTCGTCAGCCTTCCAGCTGTCCACCTCTTCCCTCAGGGCCTGCTCTGCCCTCAGGAACCATATGAGCTCTAGCTCAGCCTGTGGTCTGTGGCTCCTGCTGCTTCCCGGCCCCTCTTCCTCCGGCCAGAGCCCCTTCCCCAAGGCTCAGACCCAAAGAGACCTGCAGTTTCTGGGGCTTTGGGTACAGGAATCCAGGAGGAGCCTTGCCTGGAGGGCTCTTCTGGCTCTGCCTCTGCATCCAGCTTGCTCTGGGACCCCGCTGAGCATTGCcctctctgctgtaaaatgggcacaagcATCCTAGGACTGTTGTGATCATCCAGTGagacagcccagtacagggcctAGAACATAGTATTTGCTCAATAAATTTGGTTGAGTGAAATAATGGTTGGGAGAGGGTTTTTTTACACGGCCTTTCCTATGTGTGTGTGATTTCCATTCTTAGTTTCACAGAGGAGCAACACTGTGTGGAGGAGACACAGGAGGCGTCACTGCAGAGGCCCAGCTGGGTCTCTGATCTTGGATTGGCAGCCTATACTCCTGCCTGGAGGACCGGGGAGGGGGGGGTTCCCTCTTTGAGGGGGAGGCTGGACAGGCTGGGCTCTGGGATGGGACTGTAGCCTTCTCTTGCCCTCCTCTCACCTGCTCTTCCTGCCTGGGAGGTCCCACAGAGATTGAACCTCCAGCGGCTCATGGAGGGCTGAAATGAACCCTTTGCCCTTGACCTGGTATCTGCCCATTCCCtttccaggggtcttgagagacAAGGCTACCAGGCTGAAGCTGCCAGGGgtcagtgtgtatgtgtgggggtgTAACTTGCATCAAGGTGGCACTGATTTCCCCTGCCATAGGGCCACCTCTTTCCCTAGATGGCAGGGTCAGGAGGCATGTGGCTGTAACACTCCTTGTTACCCACCTTAAGTCTGCAAATAGAAAAATGGGTACAGATAACAACTGAGTGGTCAGCAGCGGCCACATGTGGACAGCCAGAGGCATGAGCAAGGTCCCTTTGGTCAGTGGCAGCCACAAAGGCCCAGGCTTCAGGGAGGCCTCGGTTGGTGCCCTTGGGGTTGCCTGCCTGGTTTCGGCAATAAATAACATGAGGAcccaaaaaccaaaccaaaacaaaaaatacaaccAGTATCTTTTGGGGTAGGTGGTGGGGGACTCTTTAAATTATCGGCCTTCCCTGGGCCACTAGGTGGTTGCTGGGCACAGGGCAGGGCGGCAGTCACCGGCATGTGTGCAGCTCCACGAGCCGCTGGCACTGCCGGCACTTGACGAAGCAGCACCAGTGGAACTTGCAGCTGCAGCGCTCAGCCAGCTCTACCTGTGCTGTGTGGAAACCGCGGCCGCagcacagcagctcgcagccgTCGATGGCCTTGGACGTCTTGTTGCAGGTGCGGCCCCTCGTGCCCAGCACGCCGCTGCGCACATCCTGCTCGCAGAAGTCTGGGCTGGGCTCCAGGTAGACCAGGTCCTCGTCCGTGTGCGGCTTGAACTGTGCATTGCGCGGCACCAGCGCCCGGGAGGAGCCCACACGGCGTGGCTCCACCTCGGTGGCGCCATCAAACTTCTCCTTCAGCGCGTGGCCCACCTGGCGGAAGGGTGGCACGGCTCGCCAGCACGTCTTCACCTCGCAGGAACCCGACACCCCGTGGCACTTGCACTCCACGCGCATGTGTGTCAGGATGGCCTGCAGGGGCGGTGGGGAGAGCGGCCATCAGATGTCAGGGGAGGCTGAGGCGGGTAACGGGAGGCAGACAGCGGGGGCACGCCACAGAATTGGAGAAGGATTCACTGTCACGCTTCCTCtgtattaagcacctactctgtgccatggTGGGCTGGTAAGCTGTGTTGGGGACAGTTGAAGAAGATACTGTCCCTGCCCTTGGCACTTGGAGTTGATGGAGGAGAGACATTTTAAAGGGAAGTGTCATATGAAACAGTGAATGACAAATGACGCGATGGGGAAGAACACGGCTGCACTGAATCTGCACAGGAACCTTGAAGAGGAGGTATTGAGAAGGCAGATGGTGTCGTAGTTAAGCACATGATCTTCGTGGTGACACAGAGaagggttcaaatcctagctttgcTACttactggggtgtgtgtgtgacagagggatggagacacacctGTGTACATACATGTGCATAGGTGGGGGCGTGTTGGGGATGTGTGTGCTGTGTTGGGACCACCCACACTGTTCTGTGACACCTGCTCACCTGTCTGCCTCCCCATCCTGCTGTCCCGGTCCCCACTGGCCGACAGGAGTTGCCTGGTGCTGGTGAGAGCCGAGCAAATGTTTTCCGAGTGGCATGTGGGTGGAAGAGTGGGGACCTCGGCGAGCCCACCCCTGCCCCGGTGGTGACGTGGAGGGGATGCGCCTCACTACCTTCCTGCCAGCCTCGTTGTTGTGGAGGTTCATGAGGGCCCGGCTGGACGAGGCTCCCTTGCTTCTCTCCCGCACATCCACGAATGACTGTGAGAAGGCCACGCCGTAGGCGATGTTGTCTGAGCATCCTGACCACTGGAAGCCTGGGGTGCAGTGGGCATGGGGTCCACGGGTGAGCAAGGCCCTGGGCCcaggcccctgccctccccccactccctccccacctcctgcacTTACCCTGCGGGCTGACCCCATGCACCGTCCGGTCACAGCCACACTTTTCCAGCTCCCCACTGCTGCACGCCCGTGTCACCGCAAAGGCCACACCTGCTGAAGAGATGGCGTACACGAAGGCCGCCTCCCGAGTCCctgtgggaggcagagggagggcagggctgggtcccAGTGCGCCTCCCCCGCACCCTCCTTTTCTAGGGGAAGGTGTGTACGGGGCCTCCTGAACGATGGAGGCCCATGAGAGAGCGAGGCAGGCAACCCTGTGGGCCGGGAGGTACCATGCTGGTGCTTAGTCTCACCATACCAACGGCTGCACTGCCTACCTGCTAGGCACTGCCCTAACGTCTTCACACATGCTGATCGTGTCATCCCCATGGCTCCCCATGAGCTAAGTCCCATTAtcgtccccactttacagagagaTTAGTCAgcttgtcccaggtcacacagtaCGTGGTTGAACAGGTAGGCGGCCCAGCTGCAGGGCTCTTGGCTCCTGTGGGATACTGTTCTCACAACCTCTCCAGAAGATTAGTGATGTTAACGTCATTTTGTGGGAGACAAGACGGGCTCGGAGAGGTGAATTGACTTACCAAGACTAGGAGCTGTGAAGGAGCAGAGCTAGACTGTCAACCCAGGTCTGGCTTCCTCTCAAACCTGTGTCCTTTTTGTGCCTATTCCCCAGCTGGCCCTGGGCCCCGACCCTGTGGTCCTGCCGCAGCTCTTCCTGCTGAGGCTGGGCCCGTTTCTGAGACCATCTTGCTTCCTTAAACCTTTCAGAGTAAATCGTAACATCGGCCCCCACTGCTTACCACCACTGCTGATGGGGGGGGTGCCCTCTGCCTCCGGGAGCTTTACctgtgcccatttcacagatggcacAGTGGAGGTTTGAGGAGGGGAAGGGATCTGGTCCCAGTCACCCAGTCAGGAAGTGACAGAACGGGGCTCAAGCACAGGTCTGCCCGCCTCTGCTGCCTGTTCCTTCCCTTCCGCCCCGTGACTGCTCAGTGGTTCTATTTTGGTGCCTGCCCTCGTCCCCTGCCTGAATGGGTGTTTTTATCCTCCTAGGAACTGTGCCTCAGGGGGTGTAGCTGCTGTGGGGCCTCTTTCTGGGGGTGTGGGTGGTGGGAGGGAATGTgtgcgtgcgcgtgtgtgtgtgtgtagtgcgTGTGCGCGTGGCTGGCTGGGTGTGTGACCAGACAGGTCCTGCTCCTCTCTTGGGCCCTGTGAGGGCCTCTGTGTGCCCGTGACTGTCCTTCTGTCTCTTGCTGGAGTGTCTGTGTCCACAGGAGTGGAGGGGGCAGGTTTTGGCCCTGTGGTTGGCAATTACCTCTGCGACACCCAGGCCTGTGCTCTCGACCGCCCTGGGGAGCAGTCGCCGTGGTCAGATGGAAACAATCACCTCCTCTGTGCCTGTGTCTGTGGACAGGCAGCAGAAGCTGAGtactggggtggggggcagctcAGGTCCCGAAGGCTCAGGACGCCCTGTTCTTGGTTCAGCCCTTGAGCTGGGGATACTACCCACCACCCACTCTCCACTGCCCACCCTCTGCCCTGGCCTGGCCATTTTGGGCCAGCATCAGGGGGCTTGGCTGCAGCCACGGGGGCCTGAGATGGAATCCTCTCCAAGTTAATCGAGGTTAATAGCAGGATCATGTTGGTTGGTTTTGTGCTGTGGCCGCCCAAGAGAGACGACTTTAGTTTCTGGTATTTCTGGTATTTCCAGGCCTTAACCAGCACAAATCTTTGCCCCAAAGACCAAGGGGGAAGGGAAAGCAGAAGATAGGGCGGATGGGACTGGTGGGACAGCCCCAGCTCTTGGCCTGGCATGGTCCTTTCTCCTCTGCCTCTCTGGGCTCTCAGGCAGCCCCCGGCCCACCCCAAGCTCTGGGCTCACCTCCTCCCTGAGTGCTAGTAGCCCTCGGGTGCAGGGCTCCCTGTGAGGTTGCTCAGGGAGACCTCTGCCTCATTCCCCAAACCAACGTCCATTGGCCAGGACTCCAGGTCCCCCTTGCCCTGGCCTTGGGAACAAGGATGCTATGGTTTTCTCAGCTTGGGAGCAGGCCTAATGGACAAGATTCTGGAATAAAGATAATAGTAATGAGAGCTAAAGCTTATAGAGGGCTtaccctgtgctgggcactgtctaAGCACTTTACGTAATTTATAtactcttcacaacaaccctatggagTAGAGACTTtcaatcctcattttacagatgaggaaactgagggactGTGTGGTGAAGCAACCTGACCAATAACACCCAGCCAGCAAGTGATGGAGCCcaaatttgaactcaggcagcctggctccagagctttCAACCTTGACATTATCCTGCCTCCCGGAGCCCGGAGCTCCCCGGAATACACGTGTGTGAAGCCAAGAGGGGCTTCCTAAATCTCACGTGCTATACAACAAGTCCAGTTCCCTTTGTGGGTTCTTTACTGGGGGATGGTGAGCAGTTGGTCTGTGCTCAGCACATGAGGCCCCAGAAGGCCTGGAGAACGTGGCCAAGCCACCGTGCCCCTAAAGCCGATGGCAGCGACTTCTCCAGCCTTTTCTAACTGGCTCTGGGTCCCAGCTTTTTGACTTCAATGCTGTGGCTTCTCCCGGCTCCTCCTCTCTGCTAAGGTGCCCAGGCTGGAGCCTTGTTCCCTGGGCATCTGGTGGAGACTGTGAGACGCAGAAAAAGGATTGTGGTGCGCCTGCAAGTGTAGCAGAGGGGAGTTCCCCAGCAATGCGGTGGATAACTGCTCCCGGGTCAGGGGATTTGCCTGTTCTAGCTGCAGGGGGAAGACATTTCTGGCTTTGTCCTTGTGGGACAGCAGAGCTGGCCCAGGGTAAGGCAGAACTTGCTAAGGTGCCAGCAGCTGCCTTACAACCTTCTACCTTTTCCATAAAGCCATTTACCCATCCCACACCCAACTCCTTTCTTCCTGCTCTTTCTTCTTCCCAGAGCACCTCCTTCCCTGGCTCCGCTGGTCTAAATCCTGTGTGTCCTCTCAGTCCTGCCTCAATGCCCTCTTTTCCAAAATGCTAAGGCTGCCTGGGGCTCAGAATTCAGAGTTGTCCTGTGGATCCAGTAATAGCTACCCTTTCTGAGGTCCTACGATATGCCAGGGCATCTCCATATGGCATCTAAGGCTCCTGACCACCTTAGCAACCAGCTTTCTCTAGCTCTGCTCTATGGAAGAAGACGTGAGGCTCGGGGGCTTGTCTGGGGTCCCTCAGCCAGTCAGTGGCCAAGTGGGAATTGGAACCGAGGCCTGTCTGACTCCAGGCCCGTGCTCTTCTGAGCCCATCACGCACGATGTCTCTCCCAGATGTTGGAAGGAAGGACATTTGAGCAGGAAGGCGTGTTTGGGGAGGACCAGCTGAGGCTGAGTTGGGCTGGAAAGGCAGCCATGGGCACAGTGATCCTCTGGGCACCTGGCGGGTGTCTGATGAAAGTGTCATTCCAAGCAGAACTCCCGTGTTTCCAAAGCAGACCCAGCAGGAGTCCTGGTGGAAGGGGCAGGACAGGCTCTGGTCTCTGAGAAAGACATTGTTCCCTGTCCTGTCTCATCCCTGCCCCTAGTCTGCCTTTCCAGTCTCCTTTGCTCTCTTATCTGCAAAAGCTCACCTTTTCTTGAAACCACCTCTGggaagcctctttggatttaAGAGACAGGGGGACAGGGCAAAGAGTAAAGGCTTTGGAGCTGGACAAAGCTGTAAGACTCTTAGCAGTGGTGGGACCttcctttctgagcctcattttcccaaCTCTAACATGGGGATAACAACGCTGCCCGGCAGGCCAGCTCCTAGCACTCCTCCTGCATCCCCTCCCACTGTCACGGACCTCCGGGACGCCAGCGCTCTCGCTGGCCTGCCTGCCACACGCAGTCAGAATTGGGCCGAAAACAGTTTTATCTTCTAAGTGTCTTGTGTGTTTGTCTGGCCTCTGCAGCCCGCGTGGAAGCCCCTGGGGCCAGGCTCTCTGtcacccttctcctctccccctagcacccagggcagggctgggcacgGAGCAGGCCCCTCACAGCTACTTGGAGACAGGGTTGGCTTTTGGGGAAGAGCATGGACACTCAGCCAGGCAGGCCTGAGATCTAGTCCTTGCTCGGCCACTTCCTAGAGGGATGATTTCAGTTTTCTTGTCCATAGAGTGGGGCTGATCAGAGTCCTGACCTCATCAGGTAGTTCTGACAATCTAATGGGTAGACTATAGGAAGTGCTCCGTGCAGTCTCCGGCACACAGCAGGCGCTCGAGAAGTAGTGTTGTGAGTGTTATCGCTGGGTGATTAATGCCATCTTATTCATTCGCTAACAAATATCGGTGAGGCACTGACTCAGGGCTAGTCAGTTGACCACATGTTGCCGTTGGGCTAAAGCTTCCTTAGGGCAGAGGCCTCCTCTCTTGCTGCTCCCTCgccaaacattttttatttttatttttttaaattattattatttttttttgaggcagattagccctgagctaacatctgttgccaatcctcctctttttgctgaggaagaccggccctgggctaacatccatgctcatcttcctctagtatatgtgggacgccgctacagcatggcttgatgagtggtgcgtcggtctgcgcccgggatctgaacccgtgaaccacgggccgctgaagcggagcacacgaacttaaccactacatcactgggcccgCCCCTCgccaaacatttattgattgcctGCTGTGAGCTAGGCCCTATGCTGTGCACTGGGGACACTGAGGTGAGTGTGTCCTCAAGGAACTCCCAGTGGCAGAGCGTCTCTGGGGGTACCCCTCTCACACCTGCTGTGAGTTATCTGATGGCACCAAAGGCTGGCCCAAGAGGTTGCCGTGAAGGAAGGCATGTTCTCACCCTCACTGGGTCCAGTGTGATGCCAACATTGAGGACAAAGCTGAGAAGGGAGTCATAGCCCAGGACTGAGGAGCATTTCCTTCTCCAATCCCGCTTGATGTTACGGTCAGTGAGGTGTCCTAGATGTTAGACACGGGGAGTGGAAAGACGGGCCCAGGTTGAATCTTCACCTTGCTATAGCCAATGCACCACATCGCCTCCCACCCGTGGCAGCCAGAGCCCAAACGGGCCTCAGGGCTCATGGAGTCCCCTCTCGGGACAAGGTCACAGAGGCAGATGTGAAGAGGCAGGAGAAGCCTGGTGTTGTCTACAGTAGGAGGGAAGCAGGAAAAAAGGAGTCTGGGTTGCCTTTCCTGGCTCCCCGTCCTGCTCAGGCCAGCCCGCTCTGAGACCCAGCACGACCTGCTCCCGGCAAGCTAAACCTTCGCCAGGGTCTACGGCCTCTCCCTCCCGCCCTCAGACCCTTTCCAGTCATTCAGCAAGTATTCACCAGTTACCTCCTAGGTGCAGGCTCTGCTCTGCACTGGGATCCAGCAGGGACTAACACGCACAGACACTGCCACAGACGCCAATTTTACCAAATTTCTGGTAGACCTTCAGCCTAGAGCACACAGTTTGGCGCTAACTTACACATCGTCTTCATGGGTCACCATTATTTCACCATCTGTCTTGCCTCAGTAGGCCAGGAACAGGGTGGCCTCCACTACTTGCGGTTGGAGACTGTGAGACCCCAGGCAATGCTGGTGGGAAGAGAGCTGCCCCCATCCCTAGGGGTCTCTGGGGGAGTCAGTTAGCCCTTCAGAGGCATCATCTCTCTGAATTCTGACAGGAATCCCCGGAGGCTGGTCCCTGTCCCCACTTTACAGGGAGGAGGATGCTGAGGCTAGGAGACAGGATGGAACTTGCCCGAGATCT encodes:
- the WNT4 gene encoding protein Wnt-4 codes for the protein MSPRSCLRSLRLLVFAVFSAAASNWLYLAKLSSVGSISEEETCEKLKGLIQRQVQMCKRNLEVMDSVRRGAQLAIEECQYQFRNRRWNCSTLDSLPVFGKVVTQGTREAAFVYAISSAGVAFAVTRACSSGELEKCGCDRTVHGVSPQGFQWSGCSDNIAYGVAFSQSFVDVRERSKGASSSRALMNLHNNEAGRKAILTHMRVECKCHGVSGSCEVKTCWRAVPPFRQVGHALKEKFDGATEVEPRRVGSSRALVPRNAQFKPHTDEDLVYLEPSPDFCEQDVRSGVLGTRGRTCNKTSKAIDGCELLCCGRGFHTAQVELAERCSCKFHWCCFVKCRQCQRLVELHTCR